One Halobacterium sp. DL1 DNA window includes the following coding sequences:
- a CDS encoding acyl-CoA dehydrogenase — protein MDFSLTPEQQQIRDMVAEFVDEEVVPRASEIDETDEFPWDLVEEMSDLGLMGMPFPEEYDGAGLDYHSYAIALEEVSRGSGGLGTVVAAHTSLAGNMLNAYGDDDQKTEFLAPLNRGDDIGAFALSEAGAGSDVPAMGTTAEKDGDEYVVNGDKLWISNGSVADTVTLFAKTDPDAGHRGISSFVVRPKQDDGFHVEGTEDKLGDKGCPTAELRFDDMRIPESRILGEEGEGFTHALETLNGGRITIAARSIGLAAAALEDSLQYAQDREQFDQPISEFQTIQHKLADMDTKIQSAKLLMHRAADKKIRGEDFIKDAAQAKLYASEISREVTNEGIQIHGGYGYTKDFDVERYYRDSKLNEIYEGTSEVLRNTIARRLLE, from the coding sequence ATGGACTTCAGTCTCACGCCCGAGCAGCAGCAGATTCGCGACATGGTCGCGGAGTTCGTGGACGAAGAGGTGGTCCCGCGGGCGTCCGAGATCGACGAGACCGACGAGTTCCCCTGGGACCTCGTCGAGGAGATGAGCGACCTCGGCCTGATGGGGATGCCATTCCCCGAGGAGTACGACGGCGCGGGACTCGACTACCACTCCTACGCTATCGCGCTCGAAGAGGTCTCCCGGGGGAGCGGCGGTCTCGGCACCGTCGTCGCGGCCCACACCAGTCTGGCGGGGAACATGCTCAACGCGTACGGCGACGACGACCAGAAGACCGAGTTCCTCGCGCCGTTGAACCGCGGCGACGACATCGGCGCGTTCGCGCTCTCGGAGGCCGGCGCTGGCTCAGACGTTCCCGCGATGGGAACGACCGCGGAGAAGGACGGGGACGAGTACGTCGTCAACGGCGACAAGCTCTGGATCTCGAACGGGAGCGTCGCGGACACCGTGACGCTGTTCGCGAAGACGGACCCGGACGCCGGCCACCGCGGCATCTCCTCGTTCGTCGTCCGGCCCAAGCAAGACGACGGCTTCCACGTCGAGGGCACCGAGGACAAACTCGGCGACAAGGGCTGCCCCACCGCCGAACTGCGCTTCGACGACATGCGCATCCCCGAGAGCCGCATCCTCGGCGAGGAGGGCGAGGGCTTCACGCACGCCCTGGAGACGCTGAACGGCGGCCGCATCACCATCGCCGCGCGCTCCATCGGCCTCGCGGCCGCCGCCCTCGAGGACAGCCTCCAGTACGCCCAGGACCGCGAGCAGTTCGACCAGCCCATCAGCGAGTTCCAGACCATCCAGCACAAGCTCGCCGACATGGACACGAAGATCCAGTCCGCGAAGCTCCTGATGCACCGGGCGGCGGACAAGAAGATCCGCGGCGAGGACTTCATCAAGGACGCAGCACAGGCGAAGCTCTACGCCTCCGAGATCAGCCGCGAGGTCACCAACGAGGGCATCCAGATCCACGGCGGCTACGGCTACACGAAGGACTTCGACGTCGAACGCTACTACCGCGACTCGAAGCTCAACGAGATCTACGAGGGGACCAGCGAGGTGCTCCGCAACACCATCGCTCGGCGGCTGCTGGAGTAG
- a CDS encoding branched-chain amino acid ABC transporter permease: protein MADSEPSTAPEDTDGEPSLSFGWAGLREGFLTGLPVAVGVGGYGIVFGVVARQSGLSVAEAALMSATVLAGAAQLVAVGLWADPIPIVAVVTTTAVVNLRYVLMGAALRPWFRQLSPLETYTSLFFFADENWALTIGELRTGSTRGAFLLGSGLVLWLLWVVTTVVGATAGDLVGDPARLGLDFVVTALFLTLAAGFWEGTESLRPWLAAAGVALAVNAFVPGELYILAGALAGAAVEVVTHDG from the coding sequence GTGGCTGACTCGGAACCCTCCACCGCGCCCGAGGACACTGACGGCGAGCCGTCGCTGTCGTTCGGCTGGGCGGGGCTCCGTGAGGGGTTCCTCACCGGCCTCCCTGTCGCAGTCGGCGTCGGCGGCTACGGCATCGTCTTCGGCGTGGTGGCCCGCCAGTCTGGGCTCAGCGTCGCGGAGGCCGCGCTGATGAGTGCGACCGTGCTGGCCGGGGCGGCCCAGCTCGTCGCCGTCGGGCTGTGGGCCGACCCGATACCCATCGTCGCCGTCGTCACCACGACGGCCGTCGTGAACCTCCGGTACGTGCTGATGGGCGCCGCGCTCCGACCGTGGTTCCGACAGCTGTCGCCGCTGGAGACCTACACGAGCCTGTTCTTCTTCGCGGACGAGAACTGGGCGCTGACCATTGGCGAGTTGCGCACCGGGAGCACGCGGGGTGCGTTCCTGCTCGGCAGCGGCCTCGTCCTCTGGCTGCTGTGGGTCGTGACGACCGTTGTCGGCGCGACGGCGGGTGACCTGGTCGGCGACCCCGCGCGCCTCGGTCTCGACTTCGTCGTGACTGCGCTATTCCTCACGCTCGCCGCGGGCTTCTGGGAGGGCACCGAGTCGCTGCGGCCGTGGCTCGCGGCGGCCGGCGTCGCGCTCGCCGTGAACGCCTTCGTCCCTGGCGAGTTGTACATTCTCGCTGGTGCGCTGGCCGGAGCCGCCGTGGAGGTGGTGACCCACGATGGCTGA
- a CDS encoding ABC transporter permease, which yields MADPFSLDPTVVGVVLAMAAVTYATKASGLWAVGRIDLSERAEAGLDVLPGAVVVAFVAPALADGGPAEWLAAIATVAVARKTGNLLVSLAVGVGVVLAARTVI from the coding sequence ATGGCTGACCCGTTCTCTCTGGACCCGACCGTCGTCGGCGTCGTCCTCGCCATGGCCGCCGTCACCTACGCGACGAAGGCCAGCGGCCTCTGGGCGGTCGGCCGAATCGACCTCTCGGAGCGCGCCGAGGCGGGCCTCGACGTGCTCCCGGGCGCGGTGGTCGTCGCGTTCGTCGCGCCCGCCCTGGCCGACGGCGGCCCAGCGGAGTGGCTCGCAGCCATCGCCACTGTCGCCGTCGCGCGGAAGACCGGGAACCTGCTGGTCTCGCTCGCGGTCGGCGTCGGCGTCGTGCTCGCGGCGAGAACTGTCATCTAG
- a CDS encoding aldolase: MRPFEDSPISRDGKVLILAYDHGLEHGPVDFEAVPETMDPEVVWDVATHDAVSGFAVQKGVAEAYYPSYEDDVNLLAKLNGTSNLWMGEPDSAVNWTADYAAELGADAIGFTLYGGANNEIEMAEEFREAQETAREHDLPVVMWSYPRGQGLKNDKDPQTIAYAARQALELGADIAKVKYPGSSEKMEFAVDAAGPTQVVMSGGSKTSDRDFLSTVKGAIDAGAVGLAVGRNVWQRENPAEFLDALEAVIYEETSVEEALSRV; encoded by the coding sequence ATGCGCCCCTTCGAGGACTCTCCGATTTCACGCGACGGGAAAGTACTGATTCTCGCGTACGACCACGGCCTGGAGCACGGCCCGGTGGACTTCGAGGCGGTGCCCGAGACGATGGACCCAGAGGTGGTGTGGGATGTCGCGACCCACGACGCCGTCTCCGGGTTCGCCGTCCAGAAGGGCGTCGCGGAGGCCTACTACCCCTCCTACGAGGACGACGTGAACCTGCTGGCGAAGCTCAACGGCACGTCGAATCTCTGGATGGGCGAACCCGACTCCGCGGTGAACTGGACGGCCGACTACGCCGCGGAACTCGGCGCGGACGCCATCGGGTTCACGCTGTACGGCGGTGCGAACAACGAGATCGAGATGGCCGAGGAGTTCCGCGAGGCCCAGGAGACGGCCCGAGAGCACGACCTACCGGTCGTGATGTGGTCGTACCCACGCGGCCAGGGCCTGAAGAACGATAAGGACCCCCAGACCATCGCGTACGCGGCGCGACAGGCGCTGGAACTCGGCGCGGACATTGCCAAGGTGAAGTACCCCGGGAGCTCCGAGAAGATGGAGTTCGCGGTGGACGCCGCCGGCCCCACGCAGGTCGTCATGTCCGGCGGGTCGAAGACCAGCGACCGCGACTTCCTCTCGACCGTGAAGGGCGCCATCGACGCCGGCGCTGTCGGCCTCGCGGTCGGCCGGAACGTCTGGCAGCGCGAGAACCCCGCCGAGTTCCTCGACGCCCTCGAGGCCGTCATCTACGAGGAGACGAGCGTCGAGGAGGCGCTCTCCCGCGTCTGA
- a CDS encoding fructose-1,6-bisphosphatase — translation MTVDRVFDVIADAAPEIRAGLPERRAKAETENVSGDTQLEADVWADDLLYERFQDVAGVTWYASEERDDVERVGGEDGYTVALDPLDGSSNVKSNNPCGTVVGVYDEPLPAPGDSLVAAGFVLYGPTTTMVVARDGEVTEYLVESDGRTDLGPVELPEDPVVYGFGGRVPDWTDDFEAFVRDVEDDLKLRYGGAMIADVNQVLVYGGVFGYPGLRSRPEGKLRAHFESMPMAYVVEAAGGASSDGSQSLLDCDPDSLHARTPTFVGNESVIDALEGALPN, via the coding sequence ATGACGGTCGACCGAGTCTTCGACGTCATTGCCGACGCCGCGCCGGAGATCCGGGCGGGCCTCCCAGAGCGCCGCGCGAAGGCCGAGACGGAGAACGTCTCCGGCGACACCCAGCTGGAGGCCGACGTCTGGGCCGACGACCTGCTGTACGAGCGCTTCCAGGACGTTGCGGGCGTGACCTGGTACGCCAGCGAGGAGCGCGACGATGTCGAGCGCGTCGGCGGCGAGGACGGCTACACGGTCGCTCTCGACCCGCTCGACGGCTCCTCGAACGTCAAGTCGAACAACCCGTGTGGCACCGTCGTCGGCGTCTACGACGAACCGCTCCCCGCGCCCGGTGACAGCCTCGTCGCCGCGGGCTTCGTCCTCTACGGTCCGACGACGACGATGGTCGTCGCCCGCGACGGCGAGGTCACTGAGTACCTCGTCGAGTCCGACGGCCGAACCGACCTCGGACCGGTCGAACTCCCCGAGGACCCGGTCGTCTACGGGTTCGGCGGCCGCGTCCCCGACTGGACCGACGACTTCGAGGCGTTCGTCCGCGACGTGGAGGACGACCTCAAACTCCGGTACGGCGGCGCGATGATCGCCGACGTGAATCAAGTGCTCGTCTACGGCGGCGTGTTCGGCTACCCGGGCCTGCGCTCGCGGCCCGAGGGGAAACTCCGCGCACACTTCGAGTCGATGCCGATGGCGTACGTCGTCGAGGCGGCCGGCGGCGCTTCCAGCGACGGCTCGCAGTCACTGCTCGACTGCGACCCCGACAGCCTCCACGCCCGCACGCCGACGTTCGTCGGCAACGAGTCGGTCATCGACGCCCTCGAGGGCGCGCTCCCGAACTGA
- a CDS encoding farnesyl-diphosphate farnesyltransferase: MVGGQSPQSAATEREWCHETVQDVSRTFALTVDALEEPMASRICVGYLLCRVADTIEDSTSMSPARQASLLRTYDRVLALDDDTTVEMFREDVADVLPEELDADWTVVAEAPRVVRAFESLDTDAQDAIRPTVREMTTGMAGFVERYADEGGLRIQTLSELEEYCWYVAGTVGELVTELLADDAAPDDAETMREHARSFALLLQLVNVAKDVQPDYYEENNVYLPAEWLAEQELDPEDVAEPANAGRVGMVVQRVTERARGYADGAHRWLEAMPTTRGNTLAAWSVPFLLAVGTMRELSERPADVVVDGDVKVSRAEVYAVLERVHGDFDRAALATLRETIENRPLA; encoded by the coding sequence ATGGTCGGAGGCCAGTCACCACAATCGGCTGCGACGGAGCGCGAGTGGTGCCACGAGACGGTACAGGACGTCTCGCGCACGTTCGCACTGACTGTCGACGCTCTCGAGGAACCGATGGCGTCCCGCATCTGTGTCGGCTACCTGCTCTGTCGCGTCGCGGACACGATCGAGGATTCGACGTCGATGTCGCCGGCGAGACAGGCCTCCCTCCTCCGGACGTACGACCGCGTGCTCGCCCTGGACGACGACACCACGGTGGAGATGTTCCGAGAGGACGTGGCGGACGTCCTGCCCGAGGAACTCGACGCAGACTGGACCGTGGTCGCAGAGGCGCCGCGCGTGGTCCGGGCGTTCGAGAGCCTCGATACCGACGCTCAGGACGCCATCCGACCGACCGTCCGCGAGATGACGACCGGAATGGCCGGGTTCGTGGAGCGCTACGCCGACGAGGGCGGCCTCCGCATCCAGACGCTGAGCGAACTCGAGGAGTACTGCTGGTACGTCGCCGGCACGGTCGGGGAACTCGTCACGGAGCTCCTCGCCGACGACGCCGCTCCCGACGACGCCGAGACGATGCGCGAGCACGCCCGGTCGTTCGCGCTCCTCCTCCAACTTGTCAACGTCGCCAAGGACGTCCAACCGGACTACTACGAGGAGAACAACGTCTACCTCCCTGCGGAGTGGCTCGCCGAGCAGGAACTGGACCCGGAGGACGTGGCCGAACCGGCGAACGCTGGACGTGTCGGAATGGTGGTGCAACGCGTCACCGAGCGTGCACGCGGCTACGCAGACGGTGCACACCGCTGGCTGGAAGCGATGCCGACCACGCGAGGCAATACGCTCGCCGCGTGGTCTGTGCCGTTCCTGCTCGCCGTGGGGACGATGCGGGAACTCAGCGAGCGGCCCGCCGACGTCGTGGTGGACGGGGACGTGAAGGTCTCTCGGGCGGAGGTCTACGCGGTACTCGAGCGCGTCCACGGCGACTTCGACCGTGCGGCGCTGGCGACGCTCCGCGAAACTATCGAGAATCGCCCCCTCGCCTGA
- a CDS encoding 3-hydroxybutyryl-CoA dehydrogenase (converts (S)-3-hydroxybutanoyl-CoA to 3-acetoacetyl-CoA), with translation MRALEDVETVGVVGAGTMGAGIAQVSSMAGYDVVMRDIERDYVEAGFDSIEDSLDRFVDKGKIDDDERQATLDGIAGTTDLADLADCDLVVEAAVENMDVKQDIFGDLDEEVPGDVVLATNTSTLSITTIASATDRPEQVVGLHFMNPVPVMTGVEVVVGEKTDGEVVDFAHEFAEDLDKETWESDDKPGFVTNRILMPWLNEGIRAFDEGVASKEDIDKGMKLGTNVPMGPLELADHIGLDICLDASRTLHEELGDRYKPAYLLKRKVDAGDLGKKTGEGFYSYE, from the coding sequence ATGCGAGCACTCGAAGACGTGGAGACGGTCGGCGTCGTCGGCGCCGGCACGATGGGAGCGGGCATCGCCCAGGTGAGTTCGATGGCCGGCTACGACGTCGTGATGCGCGACATCGAGCGCGACTACGTCGAGGCGGGCTTCGACAGCATCGAGGACTCCCTCGACCGCTTCGTCGACAAGGGGAAGATCGACGACGACGAGCGACAGGCCACGCTCGACGGCATCGCCGGTACGACGGACCTCGCGGACCTCGCGGACTGCGACCTCGTCGTGGAGGCGGCCGTCGAGAACATGGACGTCAAGCAGGACATCTTCGGAGACCTCGACGAGGAGGTCCCGGGGGACGTCGTGCTGGCGACGAACACCTCGACGCTCTCGATCACCACCATCGCGTCGGCCACCGACCGCCCCGAGCAGGTCGTGGGCCTCCACTTCATGAACCCCGTGCCGGTGATGACGGGCGTCGAAGTCGTCGTCGGTGAGAAGACCGACGGCGAGGTCGTCGACTTCGCCCACGAGTTCGCCGAGGACCTCGACAAGGAGACCTGGGAGTCCGACGACAAGCCGGGTTTCGTCACCAACCGCATCCTGATGCCGTGGCTCAACGAGGGCATCCGGGCGTTCGACGAGGGCGTGGCGTCGAAGGAGGACATAGACAAGGGGATGAAACTCGGGACGAACGTCCCGATGGGGCCCCTCGAACTCGCCGACCACATCGGCCTCGACATCTGTCTCGACGCCAGCCGAACGCTCCACGAGGAGCTAGGCGACCGATACAAGCCGGCCTACCTCCTCAAGCGGAAGGTCGACGCCGGCGACCTGGGGAAGAAGACCGGCGAGGGCTTCTACAGCTACGAGTAG
- a CDS encoding aldo/keto reductase, with amino-acid sequence MEYTTLGDTGMEVSRICLGCMSFGSSDWRPWVLDEEESRPIIERAIELGVNFFDTANMYSEGESERIVGDVLSEYDRGEQVVATKGYFQMDEDDPNSGGLSRKAIEQELDASLERLGMETVDLYQTHRWDYDTPIDQTLAALDDAVRRGKARYIGTSSQWARQFAEALHTSDLLGYERFVTMQNHYNLVYREEEREMLPLCQREGVGVMPWSPLARGYLARPHEEVEATKRGDSEEYISQHPYQEGGGSEVNERVEELAAEKDVEMAQISLAWLFHKEWVDAPIVGTTSVEHLEDAVEALDIDLSDSDIDYLEEPYQPVRVSGHD; translated from the coding sequence ATGGAGTACACCACCCTCGGCGACACAGGGATGGAGGTCAGTCGCATCTGCCTCGGCTGCATGAGCTTCGGCTCCTCGGACTGGCGCCCCTGGGTCCTCGACGAGGAGGAATCCCGCCCGATCATCGAGCGCGCCATCGAACTCGGCGTGAACTTCTTCGACACCGCGAACATGTACTCGGAGGGCGAGTCCGAGCGCATCGTCGGTGACGTCCTCTCGGAGTACGATCGCGGCGAGCAGGTCGTCGCCACGAAGGGTTACTTCCAGATGGACGAGGACGACCCGAACTCCGGCGGCCTCTCCCGGAAGGCCATCGAGCAGGAACTCGACGCCTCCCTGGAGCGCCTCGGGATGGAGACGGTCGACCTCTACCAGACCCACCGCTGGGACTACGACACGCCAATCGATCAGACGCTCGCGGCGCTCGACGACGCCGTTCGCCGCGGGAAGGCGCGGTACATCGGGACATCCTCGCAGTGGGCCCGCCAGTTCGCGGAGGCGCTGCACACGAGCGACCTGCTGGGCTACGAGCGCTTCGTCACGATGCAGAACCACTACAACCTCGTCTACCGCGAGGAGGAACGCGAGATGCTGCCGCTCTGCCAGCGCGAGGGCGTCGGCGTGATGCCGTGGTCGCCGCTCGCCCGCGGCTATCTCGCGCGCCCCCACGAGGAGGTCGAGGCGACGAAGCGCGGCGACAGCGAGGAGTACATCTCACAACACCCCTACCAGGAGGGCGGCGGCTCCGAGGTCAACGAGCGCGTCGAGGAACTCGCCGCGGAGAAGGACGTGGAGATGGCCCAAATCTCGCTCGCGTGGCTCTTCCACAAGGAGTGGGTCGACGCCCCCATCGTCGGGACCACGAGCGTCGAACACCTCGAGGACGCCGTCGAGGCCCTGGACATCGACCTCTCGGACTCCGACATCGACTACCTCGAGGAGCCCTACCAGCCGGTCCGCGTCTCCGGGCACGACTGA
- a CDS encoding metal transporter has product MLQQYRRAIAYVGFLVGVGAVYTAAFKLGMATFEDQPVSWMESVHFVTETFTTTGYGQFAPWSSDAMLAVVDFIDITAVFIIFLAIPLFAVPWLEEHLEAEPPTSVSLQDHVVVCGFGARSETLVAELAPQGVDYVFLEQDRERALELHESGRPVVHGDPESKAGLLSANVAQARAIVLDEDDEANATIALTVGELAPDVQTVCFVEDESLSEYLEYAGVDRVLSPRQLLGRSLAEKVTSAVSAELGGAVEVGEDFEIVEMPIHHDSELDGVTLAESNIRERTGVNVIGAWFTGEFFASPDPEKPLSRNTILLVAGRESQLESLKQITLTEERAQQTERVVLAGYGEVGTTVETALEREGIDTTVVDLRELPGVDVVGDATEAETLRNAGIEDASALILALGDDTDTIFSTLVAREASDEVEILGRANEPESAPKLYAAGADYVLTLATVAGRMLAQTLLGEDVMALDKQIDIVRTEAPNFEGQTLAEARVQARTGCTVIAVERDGAVLSELDAEFRIQPGDALVVAGADEDIATFSELAGVSPQ; this is encoded by the coding sequence ATGCTGCAACAGTACCGGCGGGCGATCGCGTACGTCGGCTTCCTCGTCGGCGTCGGTGCCGTCTACACTGCCGCGTTCAAACTCGGGATGGCGACGTTCGAGGACCAGCCCGTCTCCTGGATGGAGTCGGTGCACTTCGTCACGGAGACGTTCACGACCACGGGGTACGGTCAGTTCGCGCCGTGGTCCTCGGACGCGATGCTGGCAGTCGTGGACTTCATCGACATCACCGCGGTGTTCATCATCTTCCTCGCCATCCCCCTGTTCGCCGTCCCCTGGTTAGAAGAACACCTCGAGGCCGAACCACCGACGAGCGTCTCCCTGCAGGACCACGTCGTCGTCTGTGGGTTCGGCGCTCGAAGCGAGACGCTTGTCGCGGAACTCGCTCCCCAGGGCGTCGACTACGTGTTCCTCGAGCAGGACCGCGAACGGGCGCTCGAACTCCACGAGAGCGGGCGCCCCGTCGTCCACGGCGACCCGGAGTCGAAGGCTGGATTACTCAGTGCGAACGTCGCGCAGGCCCGCGCTATCGTCCTCGACGAGGACGACGAGGCGAACGCCACCATCGCGCTCACAGTTGGCGAGCTAGCCCCGGACGTCCAGACCGTCTGTTTCGTCGAGGACGAGTCGCTCTCAGAGTACCTCGAGTACGCGGGCGTCGACCGCGTGCTGAGTCCGCGCCAACTGCTCGGGCGGAGCCTCGCGGAGAAGGTGACGAGCGCCGTCAGCGCAGAGCTCGGTGGCGCAGTCGAGGTCGGCGAGGACTTCGAGATCGTGGAGATGCCCATCCACCACGACAGCGAACTCGACGGCGTCACGCTGGCCGAGTCGAACATCCGCGAGCGGACCGGCGTGAACGTCATCGGCGCGTGGTTCACTGGGGAGTTCTTCGCGTCGCCGGACCCCGAGAAGCCCCTCAGCAGGAACACCATCCTGCTGGTGGCGGGCCGCGAGTCCCAGCTCGAGTCGCTGAAGCAGATCACGCTCACCGAGGAGCGGGCCCAGCAGACCGAACGGGTCGTGCTCGCCGGCTACGGCGAGGTCGGCACCACCGTCGAGACGGCGCTCGAACGGGAGGGCATCGACACCACCGTCGTGGACTTGCGGGAGCTCCCGGGCGTCGACGTGGTCGGGGACGCGACCGAGGCGGAGACGCTCCGCAATGCTGGCATCGAGGATGCGAGCGCGCTCATCCTCGCGCTCGGCGACGACACGGACACCATCTTCTCGACGCTGGTCGCGCGGGAGGCCAGCGACGAAGTAGAGATTCTGGGACGGGCGAACGAGCCGGAGAGCGCCCCGAAGCTGTACGCGGCGGGCGCGGACTACGTGCTCACGCTGGCGACCGTCGCCGGCCGGATGCTCGCCCAGACACTGCTCGGCGAGGACGTGATGGCCCTCGACAAGCAGATCGACATCGTGCGCACCGAGGCGCCGAACTTCGAGGGACAGACGCTCGCCGAGGCGCGGGTGCAGGCCCGGACCGGCTGTACGGTCATCGCCGTTGAACGCGACGGCGCGGTGCTCTCGGAGCTGGACGCGGAGTTCCGCATCCAGCCGGGGGACGCGCTCGTCGTCGCCGGTGCCGACGAGGACATCGCGACGTTCAGCGAACTCGCCGGCGTCTCCCCGCAGTAG